One window from the genome of Pseudanabaena yagii GIHE-NHR1 encodes:
- a CDS encoding ComEC/Rec2 family competence protein — translation MTMTDLPRLFVLDVAHGNCSILQDTEGNIVIDCAHGDTLIQTLRHIGISQIDRIMISHADQDHFKGFIDLLADESITVKHIHINPDTIKDSQVFMAMRLAIKDAQTRGNVSHNYLDTDMTGMLDVGEVRVEVLSPNKDIMGYSGGKDLKGRTLSSNSVSAVIRLVYKSRGVALLAGDIDQIGLENLLNNISKIESDVLIFPHHGGNTGSGSTKANQDFTSKLCQQVNPKLVVFSTGRRNEEPHYPRQEIVKSVIDTLPNVHIMCTQLAKTCSPEILSTTPTHLNTLPSKGRDDKHCCGGTVVINLSETETNYSPSSKHKQFVKERVISALCIPNK, via the coding sequence ATGACAATGACGGACTTGCCTAGACTATTTGTTTTAGATGTTGCTCACGGAAACTGCTCAATTCTTCAGGATACTGAGGGTAATATCGTTATTGACTGTGCCCATGGTGACACATTGATTCAAACACTTCGTCATATTGGGATTTCGCAAATTGATCGCATCATGATTTCTCATGCTGATCAAGATCACTTTAAGGGATTTATTGATTTGCTTGCAGACGAATCAATCACAGTAAAGCATATTCATATTAATCCTGACACTATAAAAGATAGTCAGGTTTTTATGGCAATGCGTTTAGCAATTAAAGACGCGCAAACACGTGGCAATGTAAGCCACAATTATCTAGATACAGATATGACAGGAATGTTAGATGTGGGTGAAGTTAGAGTAGAAGTCCTTTCTCCAAACAAAGATATTATGGGCTATTCAGGTGGTAAAGATTTGAAAGGAAGAACTTTATCATCTAACTCGGTGTCAGCGGTTATTCGGTTAGTTTATAAATCTCGTGGTGTAGCTCTACTTGCAGGCGATATTGATCAGATAGGATTAGAGAATTTACTCAATAATATTTCTAAGATTGAATCTGACGTTCTCATTTTTCCACATCACGGCGGAAACACAGGATCTGGCAGCACAAAAGCTAATCAAGATTTTACTTCAAAACTATGTCAGCAAGTCAATCCAAAACTAGTAGTCTTCTCAACTGGTAGAAGGAATGAAGAACCACATTATCCTCGTCAAGAAATTGTAAAGTCTGTAATTGATACACTGCCTAATGTGCATATTATGTGTACTCAACTTGCAAAGACTTGTTCTCCTGAGATATTATCAACTACTCCTACTCACTTAAACACACTGCCATCAAAAGGACGAGACGATAAACACTGCTGTGGTGGAACAGTTGTCATCAATTTGAGTGAAACTGAAACTAATTATTCTCCAAGTTCTAAGCACAAGCAATTTGTGAAAGAAAGAGTGATCTCTGCTTTATGCATACCTAATAAGTAA
- a CDS encoding response regulator — protein sequence MKIAIIDDEYRSRETLAETLELVGFETFIVENSFDEIDELVQYIKNNAQAAICDHRLSDHGLAQFTGAELMPSLYQNKLPFLLITQYTDQDINDSIRKYRDKIPIVLKREELIDLYDIDTIGNKIKKGLETCSQEFQNIMSSSRRPHRTFIHIVNISNGLVDAFVPSWNPYHAVSFPVSLIPEEIFPNIESRLKQKEDTWLIACVNTGADKADDLYFTKFEVAPELDDNDGLA from the coding sequence ATGAAAATCGCGATCATAGATGATGAATATAGGTCGAGAGAGACATTAGCTGAGACTCTTGAACTAGTTGGGTTTGAAACTTTTATAGTTGAGAATTCATTTGATGAAATTGATGAATTAGTTCAATATATCAAAAACAATGCTCAAGCTGCTATATGCGATCACCGACTTTCTGATCATGGTTTAGCTCAATTTACAGGGGCTGAATTGATGCCTTCACTTTATCAAAATAAACTTCCATTTCTTCTAATAACTCAATATACTGATCAAGATATTAATGATTCTATTCGTAAATATAGGGATAAAATCCCTATTGTCTTGAAACGGGAAGAGTTAATTGATCTATACGATATAGATACTATTGGTAATAAAATCAAAAAAGGTCTTGAAACTTGCTCTCAAGAGTTTCAAAATATTATGTCGTCGTCACGCCGACCTCATAGAACATTTATCCATATCGTTAACATTAGTAATGGTCTTGTAGATGCTTTTGTTCCTAGTTGGAACCCTTACCATGCAGTTAGCTTTCCAGTGTCACTGATACCAGAAGAAATTTTCCCTAATATAGAATCTCGTCTTAAACAAAAAGAGGATACTTGGTTAATTGCTTGTGTTAATACAGGGGCAGACAAAGCAGATGATCTTTACTTTACAAAATTTGAAGTAGCACCAGAGTTAGATGACAATGACGGACTTGCCTAG
- a CDS encoding ATP-binding protein, translating to MHFKFSPSILSRLGEELIPNPDQGILELVKNSYDADATVCEIELFNTEEIGGSIVISDNGMGMDLETLQSGWFVIGKSEKEGASDRTPVHNRLRVGSKGLGRLAALRHGSHVELTTRPKSKPNIEYIVSVCWNDFDTVDSVEDVSLSPNIRQTELGHGTTIIISNLKVKIGKLEINRLARGLLLLADPFETNISFRPRLIGTGFTDIERQVNEQFFDDAEFFLKASLDENGYALANLFDRKGALVASASHYDISKHRKQIDIAERALDEEKFSTDSPYLKSVPVDFELWIFQLNPQSFSPLDRHHLPKIRHWLEAVGGVHLYHRGLRVAPYGDKGDDWLKINFSRSRNPQVRPSNSTVIGRVIAEDSNSQLLQKTDRLGFLENETFLNLQQFAMNTLEWVADFRLQTVEVKQEQVKREIKPKIAEAKKNIEDIITTYILEPKPQEETLLAFKGYDNIREEEVDILNVELQLYRSLATAGTTAAIFAHESGREINTLKGQVGILNAKMQKYIENEIYVKYFAKTFTTIQKLAGSVQSFAKYPIYLLKKEKRSRRSVEIHQVINDVISLFDPFLESSNTTIELDRVDSELNLRGSTALVEAILINLITNSINAFNEKNAPIQNRKIVIRTESNEEFIWLRVMDNALGIQGLTIDEIWLAGKTTTRSGTGLGLKIAKDSVIDLGGQISVIANGQLGGAEFIVQLPLK from the coding sequence ATGCATTTCAAATTTTCTCCAAGTATCCTTAGCAGGCTAGGAGAAGAACTAATTCCTAACCCTGATCAGGGAATCTTGGAGCTAGTTAAAAACTCCTATGATGCAGATGCCACAGTATGTGAGATCGAGTTATTTAATACCGAGGAGATCGGTGGTAGCATTGTTATCTCTGATAACGGTATGGGGATGGATCTTGAAACTCTTCAAAGCGGCTGGTTCGTTATTGGTAAATCGGAGAAAGAGGGAGCTAGCGATCGCACACCAGTTCATAATCGTTTGCGAGTTGGCTCTAAAGGTCTAGGAAGGTTAGCTGCGTTGCGTCATGGAAGCCATGTAGAACTTACAACACGCCCTAAAAGTAAACCAAATATAGAGTATATTGTCAGTGTTTGCTGGAATGATTTTGATACTGTTGATTCTGTTGAAGATGTGTCTCTATCACCAAATATAAGGCAAACAGAATTAGGACATGGCACAACAATTATCATTAGTAACTTGAAGGTGAAAATTGGCAAACTAGAGATTAATAGACTTGCTAGAGGTCTGTTACTATTAGCCGATCCTTTTGAGACCAATATATCATTTCGACCTAGACTGATTGGTACTGGGTTCACAGATATAGAAAGGCAAGTCAATGAGCAGTTCTTTGATGATGCTGAATTCTTTCTTAAAGCTTCACTTGATGAAAATGGATATGCTTTAGCTAATTTGTTTGACCGCAAAGGCGCACTTGTTGCTTCAGCATCACATTATGACATTAGTAAGCATCGAAAACAAATAGATATAGCTGAGCGAGCATTAGATGAAGAAAAGTTTTCTACTGATAGCCCTTATCTAAAATCTGTACCTGTCGATTTTGAGTTATGGATCTTTCAGTTGAACCCACAAAGTTTTTCTCCTCTTGATCGTCATCATCTTCCCAAAATTCGACACTGGTTAGAAGCTGTTGGTGGTGTACATCTGTACCATCGAGGATTGAGAGTAGCCCCTTATGGAGATAAAGGAGATGACTGGCTAAAAATCAATTTTTCGCGATCACGTAATCCTCAAGTTCGTCCTTCAAATAGCACTGTTATTGGTAGGGTTATTGCCGAAGATTCAAATAGTCAGTTGTTACAAAAAACAGACCGTCTTGGATTTCTAGAAAATGAGACATTTCTCAATTTGCAGCAATTTGCAATGAATACGCTCGAATGGGTTGCAGATTTTCGCTTACAAACAGTAGAAGTAAAACAGGAACAAGTAAAAAGAGAAATAAAGCCCAAAATTGCTGAAGCAAAGAAAAATATTGAGGATATTATTACGACTTATATTCTAGAACCAAAACCTCAAGAAGAGACATTATTGGCATTCAAAGGTTATGACAACATTAGAGAAGAGGAGGTTGATATTCTAAATGTAGAGTTACAACTATATCGCAGTTTAGCAACAGCAGGGACTACTGCTGCTATTTTTGCCCATGAGTCAGGTAGAGAAATTAATACGTTGAAAGGACAAGTTGGTATTTTAAATGCAAAAATGCAGAAATATATAGAAAATGAAATATATGTCAAATATTTTGCAAAAACTTTCACAACCATCCAAAAATTGGCTGGTTCAGTTCAGAGCTTTGCCAAATATCCAATATATCTATTAAAAAAAGAAAAACGATCTAGAAGGAGTGTTGAGATACATCAAGTGATTAACGATGTAATTAGCTTGTTTGATCCTTTTCTCGAAAGTTCCAATACTACTATTGAGCTAGATAGAGTCGATAGTGAACTTAATTTGAGGGGAAGTACGGCTCTTGTAGAGGCGATTTTAATAAATCTAATTACTAATTCAATTAATGCTTTTAATGAAAAAAATGCACCTATTCAAAATAGGAAGATTGTAATCCGAACGGAATCAAATGAAGAATTTATTTGGCTAAGAGTCATGGATAATGCGTTGGGTATTCAAGGGCTAACAATAGATGAAATCTGGCTAGCTGGCAAAACCACCACACGTTCAGGTACTGGATTAGGATTAAAAATAGCAAAAGACTCAGTTATAGATTTAGGAGGGCAAATTAGTGTGATAGCCAATGGTCAATTAGGTGGAGCCGAGTTTATTGTCCAATTACCTTTAAAATAG
- a CDS encoding pentapeptide repeat-containing protein: MEPSEGDQVINVRGWLIGELSRLVEIPTATIRYYERLGLLLKPLRSPQGYRLYAADALERLLFIQSAKAFGLSLEEIKQLLDLQASQTIPYATFQQMVKQYLGKLDQQIQELVSQRQAVSQRLDRIAEALPDCDITMTELTQNPLLNLMSEATDAIALEQNQGEMPRLGNLFSNRSQEVLYMYSVGKRNFRLMNLVSAKLNGANLSGADFTNAKLMLADLCELSAIETRFVGANLAGAMMSEACLQKSNFTDALLMGADLSGADLEDANFTAANLGGVNFAGANLQGVNFHDAILAGADFSNTAVSITLQSKV; this comes from the coding sequence ATGGAACCCAGCGAAGGCGATCAAGTTATTAATGTTCGTGGTTGGTTGATCGGGGAGCTAAGCCGTTTAGTCGAAATTCCTACAGCAACGATTCGCTATTACGAACGTTTGGGATTGTTGCTCAAACCATTGCGATCGCCACAGGGTTATCGTCTTTATGCGGCTGATGCGTTAGAGCGATTGTTATTTATTCAAAGTGCTAAAGCCTTTGGGCTATCCCTTGAGGAAATCAAACAATTACTAGACTTACAAGCATCGCAAACTATTCCCTATGCAACTTTTCAGCAGATGGTGAAGCAATATCTAGGCAAGCTGGATCAGCAAATTCAAGAGTTAGTATCTCAACGTCAAGCGGTTTCCCAACGACTTGATCGCATTGCCGAAGCTCTACCTGATTGTGATATCACTATGACGGAACTAACTCAAAATCCTCTGCTCAATCTCATGAGTGAAGCTACCGATGCGATCGCTTTAGAACAAAATCAAGGCGAGATGCCTCGGTTGGGTAATCTATTTAGCAATCGCAGTCAGGAGGTTCTCTATATGTATTCCGTCGGTAAGCGGAACTTTCGGCTGATGAATTTGGTGAGTGCAAAACTCAATGGGGCAAATTTGAGTGGTGCGGACTTTACTAATGCCAAATTAATGCTGGCGGATTTATGTGAGTTATCAGCGATCGAGACTCGGTTTGTGGGGGCAAATTTAGCGGGGGCAATGATGAGTGAGGCTTGTTTACAAAAGTCAAATTTCACGGATGCTTTATTGATGGGTGCAGATCTCAGTGGTGCGGATTTGGAAGATGCAAATTTTACGGCGGCGAATTTGGGAGGTGTGAACTTTGCTGGCGCAAATTTGCAGGGAGTGAATTTCCATGATGCGATTTTGGCAGGTGCAGATTTTAGTAATACTGCTGTTTCCATTACTCTGCAAAGCAAAGTTTGA
- a CDS encoding DUF4114 domain-containing protein, with product MAAQGTFTVGATGKLSFDFLFDGGKFQGELAVFSLKGMENLEVGSAAFIQEATRRALTNSTQGRILVSDGSEGAKFSAQLDWEDNFNSGTYKGIKNFSMQAGDQVAFMLIPNGTVNQTFGSLTNSLELVSDRVPLFSISAANPDSSTQFTQVEGIEGRGNVFAMEDVRLKNGSDYDYNDLVFQLTGAQGNGILAVDDVSAVTKDWIDNAIGKQITDYASRSTFNSGVFRVDDSGQVGVDYLYDGGWYQGEMAIFSLKGMEGLQVDSYEFAQEATRRALSDSTLGHIVIQDRNEGSKYNAKFAWEDNFSAGAYKGVKTYAMNAGEDFAVMLIQNSTVQELAYDVTKMWSGNRLPIYSIPQANIGAPSNIRQIVDVTGKGDTFGMEDVRTDWGTMSDKDYNDMVFRFTGAKGVASSMDNDVNSDRDWRKSSVGQELLQYATRPEYSGGIFDTGETGKVRIDYLHDGGWYQGELAIFSLDGMDNLKAGSTEFIQEAARRALSESNLGHVVIKDQTDAAKFSDQVAWEANFNSGTYKGAQTFDMAPRGHFAFMLVQNNTISAIANDISIINQTGNLPMFSIPEANPFGTAFGQMVNVDGKNTYAFEDNRLDLPNISDRDYNDIVIQVKGATSDVPLMNNLVNPERDWRTSDGGKELLAYANRAEYDKGVINAGSTGKIEVEFLYDGGAYKGDVGIFSLDGMDAYAAGSTAFIAEAARRVASNSTQGYVIVSDNTDAAKFTSGLDWESNYNSGIYKGTRTLNLAPNASYGVFQVPNGTISEVIANPAIDGTKRPLFSMLDNNPSRSFQMGKTDVGNGSFVLSIEDQRLDGVSDRDYNDIIFRVKGDAAISADTLDRVMAANKDWRSTEMGQTLLNYASNPSATTNSQFLFGFSWSDTLQGTDANEYISGGAGNDILIGGKGNDILVGGAGNDTFLFNNINQAGDTVLDFATGDAINLKGVLSSINYQGSNAIADGFVRFQQLGTNTVVQVSPDGLGNANNLVNLVTVNNTNINAVSNSLIF from the coding sequence ATGGCAGCACAAGGGACATTCACAGTAGGGGCAACGGGCAAACTCAGCTTTGATTTTTTATTTGATGGTGGCAAGTTTCAAGGGGAACTCGCGGTATTTAGTCTAAAGGGAATGGAAAACCTAGAGGTTGGCTCAGCCGCATTTATCCAAGAAGCGACTCGTCGCGCCCTGACTAACTCTACTCAAGGCAGAATATTAGTTTCTGATGGTTCTGAAGGTGCAAAGTTTAGTGCTCAATTAGACTGGGAAGATAACTTTAATAGTGGCACATACAAAGGTATAAAAAACTTCTCCATGCAGGCAGGCGATCAAGTCGCTTTCATGTTAATTCCTAATGGAACCGTTAACCAAACTTTTGGTAGTTTAACTAATAGTTTAGAACTAGTTAGCGATCGCGTGCCTCTATTTTCCATTAGTGCCGCTAATCCTGATAGCAGTACACAATTTACGCAAGTCGAGGGAATCGAAGGCAGAGGCAATGTCTTTGCCATGGAAGATGTCCGCCTCAAGAATGGCTCCGACTATGACTATAACGATCTAGTCTTTCAATTAACTGGTGCTCAAGGTAATGGGATTCTCGCAGTCGATGATGTGAGCGCAGTTACCAAAGATTGGATCGATAATGCGATCGGTAAGCAAATTACGGATTATGCTAGCCGTTCGACCTTTAACTCTGGAGTATTTCGCGTTGATGATTCTGGTCAAGTAGGTGTGGACTATCTCTATGATGGTGGCTGGTATCAGGGCGAAATGGCAATCTTTAGCCTCAAAGGAATGGAAGGCTTACAGGTTGATTCCTATGAATTTGCCCAAGAAGCTACCCGTCGTGCCTTGAGCGATTCTACCCTAGGTCATATCGTGATTCAGGATCGCAATGAAGGTTCCAAATACAATGCTAAATTTGCATGGGAAGATAACTTCAGTGCTGGAGCCTATAAGGGAGTTAAAACCTATGCGATGAATGCAGGTGAAGACTTTGCGGTAATGCTAATCCAGAATAGTACCGTGCAAGAACTTGCCTATGATGTGACCAAAATGTGGTCTGGCAATCGCTTACCGATCTATTCAATTCCTCAAGCAAATATCGGTGCACCAAGCAACATTCGTCAAATCGTTGATGTGACAGGTAAAGGCGACACCTTTGGCATGGAAGATGTGCGTACCGATTGGGGCACGATGTCGGACAAGGATTACAACGATATGGTCTTCCGCTTCACAGGTGCGAAGGGTGTTGCATCCTCAATGGACAATGATGTTAATAGCGATCGCGATTGGCGTAAGTCCTCGGTAGGGCAAGAACTACTTCAATATGCCACACGTCCAGAATATAGTGGCGGTATTTTCGATACAGGAGAAACGGGTAAGGTTCGCATTGACTATCTCCATGATGGTGGTTGGTATCAAGGTGAATTAGCAATTTTCAGCCTTGATGGGATGGATAACCTCAAAGCTGGTTCCACAGAATTCATTCAAGAAGCAGCACGTCGGGCTTTAAGTGAATCTAATCTTGGACATGTAGTTATTAAGGATCAAACTGATGCCGCAAAATTCTCCGATCAAGTGGCGTGGGAAGCGAACTTCAACTCTGGCACATACAAGGGCGCGCAAACCTTTGACATGGCTCCCCGTGGTCACTTTGCCTTTATGCTGGTGCAGAACAATACAATATCGGCGATCGCCAATGATATAAGCATCATTAATCAAACTGGCAACTTGCCGATGTTCTCAATTCCAGAAGCAAATCCCTTTGGAACAGCCTTCGGACAAATGGTTAATGTCGATGGCAAAAACACCTATGCCTTTGAAGATAATCGTTTAGACTTGCCCAATATTTCCGATCGCGACTATAACGACATCGTGATTCAAGTCAAGGGAGCAACCAGTGACGTACCTTTGATGAATAATTTGGTCAATCCTGAACGTGACTGGCGTACCTCTGATGGGGGCAAAGAATTACTTGCCTATGCCAACCGTGCCGAATATGACAAAGGCGTGATTAACGCTGGCTCAACTGGCAAGATCGAAGTGGAATTCCTCTACGATGGTGGTGCTTATAAAGGTGATGTCGGTATTTTCAGCCTTGATGGCATGGATGCATATGCTGCGGGTTCTACTGCGTTCATTGCTGAGGCTGCTCGACGTGTTGCGAGTAATTCCACTCAAGGTTATGTCATCGTGTCTGATAATACCGATGCTGCAAAGTTCACCAGTGGACTTGATTGGGAATCAAACTATAATTCTGGTATTTATAAGGGAACGAGAACCCTCAATCTTGCACCTAATGCTTCTTATGGTGTGTTCCAAGTTCCCAATGGCACAATCAGCGAAGTGATAGCAAATCCAGCAATTGATGGCACTAAGCGTCCTTTGTTCTCCATGCTCGATAACAATCCTAGCCGCAGTTTCCAAATGGGCAAAACCGATGTCGGCAATGGTTCATTTGTGCTCTCCATTGAAGATCAGCGTCTTGATGGCGTAAGCGATCGCGATTACAACGATATTATCTTCCGCGTTAAAGGCGATGCTGCGATCAGTGCCGATACCCTCGATCGCGTGATGGCAGCTAACAAAGATTGGCGATCGACTGAAATGGGGCAAACCCTGCTCAACTACGCAAGCAATCCCTCTGCTACTACCAATTCTCAATTTCTCTTTGGCTTTAGCTGGAGTGATACTTTGCAAGGAACCGATGCCAATGAATATATTTCTGGCGGTGCTGGCAACGATATCCTCATCGGTGGCAAGGGAAATGACATCCTTGTCGGTGGTGCAGGTAATGACACATTCCTGTTTAACAATATCAATCAGGCAGGTGATACAGTCCTCGATTTCGCTACTGGTGATGCCATTAATCTCAAGGGTGTACTGAGTTCCATCAACTACCAAGGCTCTAATGCAATCGCTGATGGATTTGTCCGATTCCAGCAACTTGGTACAAACACGGTTGTCCAAGTCTCTCCCGACGGATTAGGCAATGCCAATAACTTGGTCAATTTGGTAACTGTTAACAATACCAATATCAATGCGGTCAGTAATAGCCTCATTTTCTAA
- a CDS encoding sensor domain-containing diguanylate cyclase yields the protein MQEPNYPQNESIRIDTLRSLNILDTPSEERFDRLTRLAKRLFAVPIALVSLIDVNRQWFKSCIGLEVKETARNISFCGHAILENDILMIPDATLDERFYDNPLVTDEPRIRFYAGVPLVVANGSKVGTLCLIDRQPRTLNDEEQELLRDLGHLAEQELAAIHLATIDELTQISNRRGFKALSTHALNLCKRLNRTASLFFFDLDFFKEINDRYGHAEGDRALIGFSKILQETFRESDVIGRLGGDEFVALLTNADQTDGQLVLKRLDQIRTDFNQREARGYDIQCSVGMVEFDPHRHQSIDDLLQDGDRLMYAQKQMKRKSGN from the coding sequence ATGCAAGAACCCAACTATCCTCAAAATGAATCTATTCGCATTGATACCCTGCGATCGCTAAATATTCTTGATACACCGTCAGAAGAGCGTTTTGATCGTCTTACTAGGCTAGCTAAGCGATTATTTGCAGTGCCAATTGCCTTAGTTAGTTTGATTGATGTTAATCGTCAATGGTTTAAGTCCTGCATTGGCTTAGAGGTAAAAGAAACAGCCAGAAATATTTCCTTTTGCGGTCACGCGATCCTCGAAAATGATATTTTAATGATTCCTGATGCCACCCTTGATGAGCGATTTTATGACAATCCTTTAGTGACGGATGAGCCAAGAATTCGCTTCTATGCTGGGGTTCCCCTCGTTGTGGCAAATGGCAGTAAAGTCGGTACGCTATGTCTCATTGATCGCCAACCTCGAACCCTCAATGATGAAGAGCAAGAGCTATTGCGTGATTTGGGGCATTTAGCTGAACAGGAGCTAGCCGCCATCCATCTTGCTACTATTGATGAACTAACTCAAATCTCCAATCGGCGCGGGTTTAAAGCCCTGTCTACCCATGCACTCAATCTATGTAAGCGGTTGAATAGGACTGCATCACTATTTTTCTTTGATTTGGATTTCTTCAAGGAAATTAACGATCGCTATGGACATGCCGAAGGCGATCGCGCCTTGATTGGGTTCAGTAAAATTTTGCAAGAGACTTTTCGGGAGTCAGATGTCATTGGTCGGTTAGGTGGCGATGAGTTTGTTGCCCTATTGACCAATGCCGATCAGACAGATGGTCAGCTAGTCCTCAAACGCCTTGATCAAATCCGTACCGATTTTAATCAAAGGGAAGCGCGTGGTTATGATATCCAGTGCAGTGTCGGCATGGTGGAGTTCGATCCTCATCGCCATCAATCCATTGATGATCTTTTGCAAGATGGCGATCGCTTGATGTATGCCCAAAAGCAAATGAAGCGTAAATCAGGCAATTAG